In a single window of the Nitrospinota bacterium genome:
- a CDS encoding (2Fe-2S)-binding protein: protein MIDNEVIICRCEEVTKEEVIKAIRRGANTVNAIKRWTRVGMGLCQGKSCLQWVAKILSEETGKPMKNIKPHTSRPPIRPIKFSARLTEEEDR, encoded by the coding sequence ATGATTGATAATGAAGTCATTATATGCCGCTGTGAAGAGGTAACAAAGGAAGAGGTTATCAAAGCCATTCGCAGAGGGGCAAACACAGTAAATGCTATTAAGAGATGGACACGAGTTGGTATGGGTCTTTGCCAGGGAAAGAGCTGCCTGCAGTGGGTAGCTAAGATCCTATCTGAGGAGACAGGGAAACCGATGAAGAATATCAAGCCCCATACCTCCAGGCCTCCTATTCGGCCGATAAAATTTTCTGCAAGGCTTACTGAAGAAGAGGATAGATAG
- a CDS encoding 4Fe-4S binding protein, with the protein MPLEKDGVIESEELEKSPGVPSQKRLRKGPVAVIECIQEIPCDPCVLACPNRAIKITPSINDLPVLIEGRCTGCGSCIPICPGLAIFLVDETYSDKEELVSIPYEFLPLPKKGDRVEILNRRGTPVGKGRIVRILNPKKYDRTPVITLAVPKGLAMEVRGFRIL; encoded by the coding sequence ATGCCGTTAGAAAAGGATGGAGTTATTGAATCAGAAGAATTAGAAAAAAGCCCTGGGGTTCCTTCCCAAAAAAGGTTGAGAAAGGGGCCCGTGGCCGTTATTGAGTGCATTCAAGAAATTCCATGTGACCCATGCGTTCTTGCATGTCCAAATAGAGCCATTAAAATTACTCCTTCTATTAATGACCTCCCTGTATTAATTGAGGGGAGATGCACGGGATGCGGTTCCTGTATCCCCATCTGTCCTGGTCTTGCTATATTTTTGGTGGATGAGACGTACAGCGATAAAGAGGAATTGGTAAGCATCCCTTATGAATTTTTACCCCTTCCCAAAAAGGGGGATAGGGTAGAAATTTTAAATCGTCGAGGAACCCCTGTTGGAAAGGGAAGGATTGTAAGAATTTTGAATCCAAAAAAATATGATAGAACGCCTGTAATAACACTGGCCGTTCCTAAGGGCCTTGCTATGGAGGTAAGGGGGTTTAGGATTTTATGA